A section of the Dermacoccus nishinomiyaensis genome encodes:
- a CDS encoding LysR family transcriptional regulator: MELRAVECFVAVADAGTVTAGAARLGVGQPAVTRQIQQLERQLRIRLFDREDGRLRLTSAGIDVLPVARRLLRQADAVSDAARGVAAGRLQRVRLVSPGTTRDDVLAPWLATWSADAPLPSIAEASVDDVYDTLRRGADLAVAPLAPPPALGSRVVARLPLWACVAPTHPWAQRDAVDLDELAGADLLLLERSLSARRVLDAALDAEQLGVEPRAEFASPVVAQAVAASGRGVCVLTDDPRFGLVPLTIRDADGDALGIRLHAAWDRRHHAADALERLAQDLSRFTRRRYA, from the coding sequence ATGGAGTTGAGGGCGGTCGAGTGCTTCGTCGCCGTTGCCGACGCCGGGACGGTGACGGCCGGCGCGGCGCGACTCGGCGTGGGGCAACCCGCCGTCACGCGTCAGATCCAGCAGTTGGAGCGGCAGCTGCGCATCCGCCTGTTCGATCGTGAGGACGGGCGGCTGCGCCTCACCTCCGCCGGCATCGACGTGCTGCCCGTCGCGCGTCGACTGCTGCGCCAGGCCGACGCCGTGAGTGACGCGGCCCGCGGCGTCGCAGCCGGCCGTCTGCAGCGGGTTCGTCTCGTCAGCCCCGGCACGACCCGCGACGACGTCCTCGCCCCCTGGCTCGCGACGTGGTCCGCCGACGCGCCGCTGCCGAGCATCGCCGAAGCGTCCGTCGACGACGTCTACGACACGTTGCGTCGCGGAGCCGACCTCGCCGTGGCGCCGCTCGCACCACCCCCGGCGTTGGGCAGCCGCGTCGTCGCGCGCCTGCCGCTGTGGGCGTGCGTCGCGCCGACCCATCCGTGGGCGCAGCGCGATGCCGTCGACCTCGACGAGCTCGCGGGTGCTGACCTGCTTCTGCTCGAACGCAGCCTCTCGGCGCGCCGCGTGCTCGACGCAGCCCTCGACGCAGAGCAGCTCGGCGTCGAACCCCGCGCGGAGTTCGCCTCACCCGTCGTCGCCCAGGCCGTCGCGGCCAGCGGGCGCGGCGTCTGCGTCCTCACCGACGACCCCCGCTTCGGCCTCGTGCCCCTCACGATCCGCGACGCTGACGGCGACGCTCTCGGCATCCGCCTCCACGCCGCGTGGGATCGTCGCCATCACGCCGCTGACGCGCTCGAACGGCTCGCGCAGGATCTGTCGCGGTTCACGCGACGGAGGTATGCCTGA
- a CDS encoding acyltransferase family protein, with protein sequence MERPAPPARESAASNATSVDADAMDATADPTTSTDTSAPSSDAARTDATTGPTTPADTSAPSSSDAVQPASDAARATVATPRRGRLPALDGVRALAVLAVMAFHFRVPGFSGGFLGVDIFFVLSGYLITSQLWSRWPLRSIDLKAFWAARVRRLAPAALLLLAVTTLVTACFHPSGLAQQLRDAAAALTYTSNWWYVYGGRQYGDFGSWWFLEHLWSLAIEEQFYLLWPLVVAGVLLAVRATRTRRHVLLAVTIGGALTSSIAMSVGAFASSGRWADDPTRVYFGTDTHVMGLLVGAALALLLDGRGFRSRLTFAPATTRMTAAGVAALVAVIVVMTQLDFLSMGFYRWGGFLAFSLVVAALVWVVVHDGPLTRALSWRPLRYVGDRSYGLYLWHWPLVTLPFVTDAMESSWLLPAIGLSIATFVLAELSYRYVEMPVRRAGVRACLRRARGAVVDRHVGAMVASLALAAALIVTATQIVAHRQGSTETTAPAPGIDATPTPAPSAPPTPGHPGAPSTSASPSSSSNTPVAGLDTRATKQMSISVWGDSVPASVALNQLPHAYRTVDNHAAKSQQANAVLEQVMAAAKAGTIRSDVVLIHTGDNGVVPQEMLAKTLDALKDERVVLVLPKTTLGTQKQALHAIREAAKGRPWVHLVDWYGASKDHPEYFIDGVHPTLAAMPVYISLVQKASKA encoded by the coding sequence GTGGAACGGCCGGCCCCGCCTGCTCGCGAATCCGCGGCGAGCAACGCGACGTCAGTGGACGCCGACGCGATGGACGCCACGGCAGACCCCACCACGTCGACCGACACGAGCGCCCCGTCCTCGGACGCCGCTCGCACTGACGCCACGACAGGCCCCACCACGCCGGCCGACACGAGCGCCCCGTCGTCCTCCGACGCCGTGCAACCAGCCTCCGACGCCGCGCGAGCGACCGTCGCGACTCCGCGGCGCGGCCGGCTGCCTGCCCTCGACGGCGTGCGCGCACTGGCGGTGCTGGCCGTCATGGCGTTCCATTTCCGGGTGCCCGGGTTCAGCGGCGGTTTCCTGGGCGTCGACATCTTCTTCGTGCTGTCGGGCTACCTCATCACGAGCCAGTTGTGGTCGCGCTGGCCGCTGCGCAGCATCGATCTGAAGGCGTTCTGGGCCGCTCGCGTGCGACGCCTCGCGCCCGCCGCACTGCTCCTGCTCGCCGTGACGACGCTCGTCACGGCGTGTTTCCATCCGTCCGGCCTCGCGCAGCAACTGCGCGATGCGGCGGCGGCGCTGACGTACACGTCGAACTGGTGGTACGTGTACGGCGGGCGGCAGTACGGCGACTTCGGTTCGTGGTGGTTCCTCGAACACCTGTGGTCGCTCGCGATCGAGGAGCAGTTCTACCTGCTGTGGCCGCTCGTGGTGGCGGGGGTGCTCCTCGCCGTTCGCGCCACACGAACGCGGCGTCACGTCCTGCTCGCCGTGACCATCGGCGGGGCGCTCACCTCGAGCATCGCGATGAGTGTCGGCGCCTTCGCCTCGAGCGGCCGCTGGGCCGACGACCCCACGCGCGTCTACTTCGGCACGGACACACACGTCATGGGCCTGCTCGTCGGCGCCGCCCTCGCACTGCTGCTCGACGGGCGGGGGTTCCGCTCGCGCCTCACATTCGCCCCGGCGACGACCCGCATGACGGCCGCCGGCGTCGCCGCGCTCGTCGCCGTCATCGTCGTGATGACGCAGCTCGACTTCCTCTCGATGGGTTTCTACCGCTGGGGCGGTTTCCTCGCCTTCTCACTCGTCGTGGCGGCGCTCGTGTGGGTCGTCGTCCATGACGGCCCGCTCACCCGCGCGTTGTCGTGGCGCCCGCTGCGCTACGTCGGCGACCGCTCGTACGGGCTGTACCTGTGGCACTGGCCGCTCGTGACGCTGCCGTTCGTCACCGACGCGATGGAGTCGTCGTGGCTGCTGCCCGCGATCGGGTTGAGCATCGCGACGTTCGTGCTCGCCGAACTGAGCTACCGCTACGTCGAGATGCCCGTGCGCCGCGCCGGGGTGCGCGCCTGCCTGCGTCGCGCGCGGGGCGCTGTCGTCGACCGCCATGTCGGCGCCATGGTCGCGAGTCTCGCACTCGCGGCAGCGCTCATCGTCACGGCGACACAGATCGTCGCGCACCGTCAGGGGTCGACCGAGACGACGGCACCCGCGCCCGGGATCGACGCCACGCCCACCCCGGCGCCGTCCGCCCCGCCGACGCCGGGGCACCCCGGGGCGCCGTCGACCTCGGCGAGCCCGTCGTCGTCGAGCAACACCCCCGTGGCCGGGCTCGACACCCGCGCCACGAAGCAGATGAGCATCAGCGTCTGGGGCGACTCCGTCCCCGCGTCCGTCGCGCTCAACCAGCTCCCGCACGCCTACCGCACGGTCGACAACCACGCCGCGAAGAGCCAGCAGGCGAACGCGGTGCTCGAGCAGGTCATGGCGGCTGCGAAGGCGGGGACGATCAGGAGCGACGTCGTCCTGATCCACACCGGCGACAACGGTGTCGTACCGCAGGAGATGCTCGCCAAGACCCTCGACGCGTTGAAGGACGAACGCGTCGTGCTCGTGCTGCCGAAGACCACGCTGGGCACCCAGAAGCAGGCGCTGCATGCGATCCGCGAGGCGGCGAAGGGCCGGCCGTGGGTGCACCTCGTCGACTGGTACGGCGCCTCCAAGGACCACCCCGAGTACTTCATCGACGGCGTCCACCCCACCCTCGCAGCGATGCCCGTCTACATCAGCCTCGTGCAGAAGGCCTCGAAGGCCTGA
- a CDS encoding cytochrome c oxidase assembly protein — protein sequence MNELHASSWLTDWRPGSWGTLFVAVVAIGYGAAWIRARRRGRADVSWLAWFLTFGAGALAYTLCGPVEVWSTRLMWVFALQVALLVAVIPTGFALARPVDVIEGATGSTALRRVLGGRLGRALMYPFVSSILAMVSVIVVFFTPYGQAALDSTPMRIVLTVHLFVVGVIVVLPLLAGDLLPAWAGPGVRVLLACVDGLFDAIPGILVMTHHDLLMPHFPGFAASAATYRGDMSTSLDQKFAGGALLAVAESVGLPLLAAVFIEWMRADRASALRADAELDAQYGDGPGRTTPWWITAAPTTSEGSADATLTASEGDADAASDRTSTPST from the coding sequence GTGAACGAACTTCATGCCTCGTCATGGCTGACCGACTGGCGACCGGGCTCATGGGGCACCCTCTTCGTCGCAGTCGTGGCGATCGGCTACGGCGCCGCCTGGATCCGCGCACGCCGTCGCGGACGAGCTGACGTCTCGTGGCTCGCGTGGTTCTTGACGTTCGGAGCCGGCGCCCTCGCCTACACGCTGTGCGGGCCTGTCGAGGTGTGGTCGACGCGCCTCATGTGGGTGTTCGCGCTGCAGGTCGCGCTGCTCGTCGCCGTCATCCCGACCGGCTTCGCGCTCGCGCGCCCCGTCGACGTCATCGAGGGCGCGACGGGGTCGACGGCGCTGCGCCGAGTGCTCGGCGGGCGCCTCGGACGGGCGCTCATGTACCCGTTCGTCAGCTCGATCCTCGCGATGGTGAGCGTCATCGTCGTCTTCTTCACGCCCTACGGGCAGGCCGCGCTCGACTCCACGCCGATGCGCATCGTGCTCACCGTGCACCTTTTCGTCGTCGGCGTCATCGTCGTGCTGCCCCTGCTCGCCGGCGATCTGCTGCCCGCGTGGGCCGGGCCCGGCGTGCGCGTCCTGCTCGCCTGCGTCGACGGCCTGTTCGACGCGATCCCCGGCATCCTCGTCATGACGCACCACGATCTGCTCATGCCGCACTTCCCCGGCTTCGCGGCGTCCGCCGCCACCTACAGGGGCGACATGTCCACCTCGCTCGATCAGAAGTTCGCCGGGGGAGCGCTGCTCGCCGTCGCCGAGAGTGTCGGGCTGCCCCTGCTCGCAGCCGTCTTCATCGAATGGATGCGGGCCGATCGCGCGAGCGCCCTCCGCGCCGACGCCGAACTCGACGCCCAGTACGGCGACGGCCCCGGCAGGACGACGCCGTGGTGGATCACCGCGGCACCCACCACGTCCGAGGGCAGCGCCGACGCGACCCTCACCGCCTCCGAGGGCGACGCCGACGCCGCGTCCGATCGGACGTCGACGCCCTCCACGTGA
- a CDS encoding alpha/beta hydrolase-fold protein — protein sequence MPQLNRTLDDDTECIDDPHGLQTETWLASTLPTWVKHTFAVAPGRGSWATWGYSLGGWCASMLTMKHPATFGAAVAYQGYFRPQFDGHPPFPPTRRRRAATTSSPWRKPTRCPCRCGCSPPTPTR from the coding sequence GTGCCGCAACTCAACCGCACCCTCGACGACGACACGGAGTGCATCGACGACCCGCACGGCCTGCAGACCGAGACGTGGCTCGCCTCCACGCTGCCGACGTGGGTGAAACACACCTTCGCCGTCGCGCCCGGGCGCGGGTCGTGGGCGACGTGGGGGTACTCCCTCGGCGGATGGTGCGCCTCGATGCTGACGATGAAGCACCCCGCGACGTTCGGCGCCGCCGTCGCCTACCAGGGCTACTTCCGTCCGCAGTTCGACGGCCACCCGCCGTTTCCCCCAACTCGCCGCAGGCGCGCAGCTACGACCTCATCGCCCTGGAGAAAGCCAACCCGGTGCCCGTGTCGCTGTGGCTGTTCGCCTCCGACGCCGACAAGGTGA
- the kdpF gene encoding K(+)-transporting ATPase subunit F — MHARSMIEIVIAGIIALALLGYLLYALIRPEKF, encoded by the coding sequence TTGCACGCTCGATCCATGATCGAAATCGTCATCGCGGGCATCATCGCCCTCGCACTGCTGGGGTACCTGCTGTACGCCCTCATCCGGCCCGAGAAGTTCTGA